CGCGTTGTTTCAACTGCTTAACACTGTTTTGAACACGTCGATAAAACTTGCCTAAGTCTCTATCGGTGGCTCGTCGCTCAGCTAGGCTGGCGGCGTTAAACTGTTGCTCGCGCATTAGTTTGTGGTAGTTCACTAAGCGCCTTTCATCGAGTAAGCCCTGGCTTATGGCTTGTTGCACTTGGCAGCCGGGCTCACTGTTGTGTTGGCAATCGGCGAACTTACATTGCTCGGCGAGCTCAGTAATATCGTTGAAGGTGGCATTTACCCCTTCTTCACAATCGCTGAGTTGTAGCTCACGCATACCGGGAGTGTCTAGCAGTAAGCCGCCGTTCTCCATTAGATGCATTGAGCGCGCCGTGGTTGTGTGCCTACCTTTACTATCGGCTTCTCTAATTTCCCCTGTTTGGCTAGTTTGTTCACCTAACAGCGTATTAATAAGGGTAGATTTACCCACCCCAGAAGAGCCCATAAAGGCAACCGTTTGGCCCTGCTTACACCAAGGGTTAAGTTTGGCCACCTCGTTGGCATCCAGCGAGTTGACTGCTTCAACCATTAACATGGGATCAAGCTTTTGTGCTTGCTGGATAAAGCTGGGTACGTCGTCACAAGTATCGGCTTTAGTTAGCACCACTACTGGGTCTACTTTTGCTTCATTAGCTAAGGCCAAATAACGTTCAATACGGCTTAGATTAAAGTTATTGTTCAATGAACATACGATAAATACCGTGTCTACATTGGCGGCAATTAGCTGTAATTCTGCACGGGTACCTACTGCCTTACGGCTAAATAAGGTAGCGGGTTCGAGTTGCTTTACAAATTTAGCCTCGAGTGTATTGGCTTGCTCTAACAATAACCAGTCACCTACGGCCATTTTAGGCATATTTGGGTGAATGGTGATGCGTTGTAAGCCAAGTTCACTGGCGACCAAATATTCACTGCGGTGCTGTTCAAATACGCGCGCAGCAGTGTACGAACTTAGTTCGTCTAAATTAAGTTGTTGTTGAAAAAAGGGTTTCCATCCAAGTTGAGATAGAGAAAAAGAAATACCCATTTGAGATTACCCCAAGCACAGTTGTGCTATAAAAAGAATATAGGGGTCGTTGTTACGCCCCGGTAATAACCGGGCTGAGCAGGAGTAACAGAGTTACGCTTGTTCCTGAGCCCGAAAAGGTGTGATTACAATCATTTTGTATCCTCGCTATTGACTAAAAATCGGCTAAATAATAGCAAATGATGTGGGCGAACCCCACAATTACTTGAATAACTATTGAGACAAATCAGGTCTTGGATCTTTAAGGCTTAACAGCCACACTGTTTAAAACGATCTTATGAATAACTGCGTATAGCTTATTAAAGCTTAATTACTAACACGAGCAAGAGAAGTGGAGTAGGGTATGCATTATTTTCGACCCGCACGTGAACGCGGATCTGTTGATTTAGGTTGGCTTAAAAGCCAGCACAGTTTTTCCTTTGCCAATTATTACGACCCCAAACACATGGGGTATTCAGTATTGCGAGTTATTAATCAAGATAGTGTTGCGCCCAGTAAGGGTTTTGACACCCATCAACACAAAGATATGGAAATCATTTCCTACGTAACCCATGGCGCCGTTGAGCATAAAGATAGCATGGGTAATCGTTATCAAGTTCCTGCCGGTGATATTCAAGTCATGAGTGCAGGCACTGGGCTTAGTCATTCCGAGTTTAATTGCTCTGATGTTGATGACTTAGAGTTTTTGCAAATTTGGATTAAACCGCAGCAAACTGGTTTGGCTCCTGCCTACCAGCAAGCGCGGATTAGCCAAGGGGAATTGCTAACCCCACTTGTCACTCCTGATGGCCGTGATGGTTCGCTAATTATGAATCAAGACGCTGCTCTCTATCGCCTTGCACTTAAGCCGAATAGCCAATTTGAATTAGAAGTGATGAAAGCGTGTGGTTATTTGCATGTGGTAAGCGGTGCAGCAAACTTGCAGCAAGCTTCTGGCAGTGCTTATACGGTTAGGCCCGGCGATGGGGTAGGTGTATCAGGTGAAGAAGCCTTAAGCATAAAAACGGAAAGCTATGCCCTAGAAGCGCTTTGGTTTGATTTGCCCAGTGCCTGAACCTACAGGGGAACTTTTAATCTAAATTGGATTAAAAGTTCTCCGGCAAATTAAACGATATTGACTGATTTGGCAGCGTCAGCTGCCATATTTCTATACTTATCATTAATGTGAATTGTATCGCCGCAAATCTCACTTTCTATTCGGCAGCTTCCAAGTAATAGACTACTCTTTTAGTGAGTATTTAAGCCAAGTAGCTCTCTACTTCATGCAGTAAATCATCAGCTTAAATGCCCGTTGAAATTACACATCAGACTTGGATAAAGGAATATGCTGAGCCGAATCACCGCTGCAATTGTAGCGATATTAAGTTTACTGCTAGCTGCCAACGCTT
The Agarivorans aestuarii DNA segment above includes these coding regions:
- a CDS encoding pirin family protein, translated to MHYFRPARERGSVDLGWLKSQHSFSFANYYDPKHMGYSVLRVINQDSVAPSKGFDTHQHKDMEIISYVTHGAVEHKDSMGNRYQVPAGDIQVMSAGTGLSHSEFNCSDVDDLEFLQIWIKPQQTGLAPAYQQARISQGELLTPLVTPDGRDGSLIMNQDAALYRLALKPNSQFELEVMKACGYLHVVSGAANLQQASGSAYTVRPGDGVGVSGEEALSIKTESYALEALWFDLPSA
- the rsgA gene encoding ribosome small subunit-dependent GTPase A produces the protein MGISFSLSQLGWKPFFQQQLNLDELSSYTAARVFEQHRSEYLVASELGLQRITIHPNMPKMAVGDWLLLEQANTLEAKFVKQLEPATLFSRKAVGTRAELQLIAANVDTVFIVCSLNNNFNLSRIERYLALANEAKVDPVVVLTKADTCDDVPSFIQQAQKLDPMLMVEAVNSLDANEVAKLNPWCKQGQTVAFMGSSGVGKSTLINTLLGEQTSQTGEIREADSKGRHTTTARSMHLMENGGLLLDTPGMRELQLSDCEEGVNATFNDITELAEQCKFADCQHNSEPGCQVQQAISQGLLDERRLVNYHKLMREQQFNAASLAERRATDRDLGKFYRRVQNSVKQLKQRG